The following are encoded together in the Alphaproteobacteria bacterium genome:
- a CDS encoding GIY-YIG nuclease family protein has translation MNKQCFVYILTNKPYGTLYIGMTGNITRRIYEHKNKLIDGFTKKYGLDKLVYYEIYDNFAEASLRERTMKAWKRDWKKQLIEKQNRDWRDLSDELI, from the coding sequence ATGAACAAGCAATGCTTCGTCTATATTCTGACCAATAAGCCTTACGGAACGCTCTACATCGGCATGACAGGAAATATCACGCGCCGTATCTATGAACATAAAAATAAACTTATTGATGGTTTTACCAAAAAATATGGTCTCGATAAATTGGTGTACTACGAAATTTATGACAATTTTGCTGAAGCATCGTTGCGTGAACGCACAATGAAAGCATGGAAGAGGGACTGGAAGAAGCAGCTCATTGAAAAACAAAATCGTGATTGGCGCGATTTAAGTGATGAACTAATATGA